In one Scomber japonicus isolate fScoJap1 chromosome 6, fScoJap1.pri, whole genome shotgun sequence genomic region, the following are encoded:
- the mab21l1 gene encoding putative nucleotidyltransferase MAB21L1 — MIAAQAKLVYHLNKYYNEKCQSRKAAISKTIREVCKVVSDVLKEVEVQEPRFISSLSEMDNRFEGLEVISPTEFEVVLYLNQMGVFNFVDDGSLPGCAVLKLSDGRKRSMSLWVEFITASGYLSARKIRSRFQTLVAQAVDKCSYRDVVKMVADTSEVKLRIRDRYVVQITPAFKCTGIWPRSAAHWPLPHIPWPGPNRVAEVKAEGFNLLSKECYSLNGKQSSAESDAWVLQFAEAENRLLLGGCRKKCLSVLKALRDRHLELPGTPLNNYHMKTLVSYECEKHPRESDWDENCLGDRLNGILLQLISCLQCRRCPHYFLPNLDLFQGKPHSALENAAKQTWRLAREILTNPKSLEKL; from the coding sequence CCGGGAGGTGTGCAAGGTGGTATCGGATGTCCTGAAGGAGGTCGAGGTCCAGGAGCCCCGCTTCATCAGCTCTCTCAGCGAGATGGATAATCGTTTCGAGGGACTGGAGGTCATTTCACCCACCGAGTTTGAGGTTGTACTCTATCTGAATCAGATGGGAGTATTCAACTTTGTGGATGACGGGTCTCTCCCGGGCTGCGCCGTGCTCAAGCTCAGCGACGGCCGAAAGAGAAGCATGTCTCTCTGGGTTGAATTCATCACAGCCTCCGGTTACCTCTCTGCGCGCAAAATCCGCTCGAGATTTCAGACACTGGTAGCACAGGCAGTGGACAAATGCAGCTACAGAGATGTTGTCAAAATGGTCGCTGACACGAGTGAGGTGAAGTTGCGCATTAGAGACAGATATGTGGTGCAAATCACGCCCGCGTTCAAGTGCACTGGGATCTGGCCACGAAGCGCTGCGCACTGGCCTCTCCCTCACATCCCATGGCCGGGACCTAACAGAGTGGCAGAAGTCAAAGCGGAAGGTTTCAATCTTTTATCCAAAGAGTGCTACTCGCTGAACGGCAAGCAGAGCTCAGCAGAGAGCGACGCCTGGGTCTTGCAGTTCGCCGAGGCCGAGAACCGGCTCCTCCTGGGTGGATGCAGGAAGAAATGCTTGTCAGTCCTCAAAGCTTTACGCGACCGTCACCTCGAACTGCCGGGGACACCCCTAAACAACTACCACATGAAAACTTTGGTTTCCTACGAGTGTGAGAAGCATCCCAGGGAGTCAGACTGGGATGAGAACTGTCTCGGTGACCGCCTGAACGGGATATTATTGCAGCTTATTTCGTGTTTGCAGTGCAGAAGGTGTCCGCATTATTTCCTGCCTAATTTAGACCTGTTTCAAGGAAAACCTCACTCTGCTCTAGAGAACGCAGCCAAACAGACTTGGCGACTGGCAAGAGAAATACTGACCAACCCCAAAAGCTTGGAGAAActctga